The genomic stretch TTATTCTTCCTATCTGGGAATAGAACTTAGTAAAGAAGAGATTGCCAAGATCTCCCACTCAATTGAGTTAAAAGTCCAAGGATTAGGTAGTAGAATGGATACCTATACAGAAACTTTTGGCGGATTTATGTATATAGAGAAAGACAAATTTGAAAAACTCTCAAGCAACTTATCATTTTCTGCGGGTTACTTTAGGAGAGTGATGACAACAGCTGAAATGCTTAAGAGAGTGAAACAAATAAAAGAAAAGAAAAGAGAGCTATTTGATTCAATTCTAGATACAATAGCCAAGATTACCATAGAAGCCAAAAAGGCATTACAAGATAATGATGAGGATAGTATAGGAGAATTAATGTATATTAATCATGGTATGCTCTTTTCCCTTGGAATAACAGTACCGCAAATAGACGAATTTATATCTACATCAAGAATGGCAAGAGTAAAAGGCTGTAAAATCAGTGGTGGTGGTGCCGGCGGTGCTGTAGTATGTACGAAAGATGAAAGAGCTGAATTATTATTAACTGCTATGGGAGGAAAAGTAATTAATGCTACACCATCTTTTTTAGGAGTTCAAGTAATTAGGAGGGCATGAGAAGCCTCTGAGAAGTTTTTCACTGAAGGAATACTTAGGAAAAAGTTAATTTTTATGCAAATATAATATGTCTTTTGTGTGCGGAATAATTGGTATAGTATCACTAAAGGAGAGTAAAAAACTTGCCGAAATGACAGTTTCAGCTTTAAAGAGGCTTGAATATAGGGGTTATGATAGTGTTGGTGTTGCCTCAGTAAGCTCTAGTGGTTTAGAAATTAGAAAGGCAAAAGGAAAAGTAGAGGAGGTTGTTCTTCATAAGAAGATTGAAGAAATGGAAGGATATGTTTTCTTAGGACATACCAGATGGGCTACTCATGGAGCTCCTACTGATTACAATGCTCATCCTCACACAGATTGTAATGGTAATATAGCTGTAGTACATAACGGGACTATAAAGAATTATAAAGAATTAAGAGAGGAACTTGAAAGTTTAGGTCATAAGTTCAAAAGCGAAACTGATACAGAAGTTATCCCCCATTTAATTGAAGAGTTTATGAAAAGAGGAATGGATCCTTTTCAAGCTTTTAAGTCAGCGATAAAAAGTCTTGACGGTAGTTACGCTGTATTAGCTGTTATAAGTGGCGAAAGAAGAATTTTCTTTGCAAAGAGAGATAATCCCCTGATAATAGGGTTAGGAGAAGGCCAAAATTTTATTGCAAGTGATATTCCAGCTTTCTTACCTTATACTAAAAGAATACTAGTTATCAGAGATGATGAGTTAGGTTTTGTAACCCCAGAAACTGTTTATTTAGAAGATAAAGACGGAAATGTTGTTAACATAAAAGAAAGGATAAGAATTGTAGATTGGGATATAGAAACTGCTAGTAAAGAAGGATACCCTCATTTTATGATCAAGGAAATTCATGAATCACCAAGGGCAGTAAAAGATACAATAGACAGTCTAATGAGTGACATAGACTTAATAGAGAAAGTCATAGAAGAAATAAAAAATGCTGAGAGAATTATAATTATAGGAGCTGGAACAAGTTATCATGCTGGTCTATATTTTTCAATAGAACTTAATAGACTTGGTATAAATTCAATCCCCTTAATAGCCTCCGAGTACTATAACGTGAAAAATAAAAAAGGAGATTTAGTTTTTGCAATAAGTCAAAGCGGTGAGACAATAGATGTACTTCAAGGAATAAGAATGATGAAAAATAACGGTGCAAAAATTGTTTCTTTAACTAACGTTATCGAAAGTGCTATAGCTAGAGAAAGTGATTATAAAATTTACATGAGGGCTGGACCAGAAATTGGTGTAGCCGCAACAAAAACATTTACAACACAATTAGCTTCAATTCTCTTTATACTTTCTATTTTAAAGAAAGATAATCTAAAGAAAATTGAAAAAGCTCCAGATATAGTGAGAGATACAATATCACAAGTAGAAGGATTAACAAAGAAAATTGGAGAAGAATTAGCTAAGAAAAGTAACATATATTACCTGGGTAGAGGACTATCGTTACCATTAGCAATGGAAGGCGCGTTGAAAATTAAAGAAATAGCTTATGTACATGCTGAAGCTTATCCGGCTGGTGAAAGTAAACATGGACCAATATCTCTAGTAGAAAAAGGATTCCCGGTAGTTATAATAAATGATGGTGAAATGACAGAACTCTTACAAAATAATTTAATGGAAATGAAGGCTAGAGGGGCAAGAATTTATGCAATAAGTGTGAATAAAAAGATGAAAGACGCCGATGTTGGAATAGAGCTTCAATCCGAGATTCCGGCATTATCCATTGCTCCAGTGATCCAATTAATAGCTTATTACGCTGCAATAACTAAAGGATATGACCCAGATAAACCTAGAAATTTAGCTAAAACAGTTACTGTAGAATGACTGATTACCTCACTATTTACTTACTATATACTTTTTACTCCTCTGAGATAAGAGTAGAGGAAAGTTACTCTTCAATTTTAAAGGGTCTTCTTTACTAATTTCCTCATTAAGTTCCTCAATAGTATAACTTCTTTGCTCATTTTTTTCCCTAACCTTTACTGTTAACGAAAGAGTCCTAATCTCTCTCTCACCCAGAATTACAACATAGGGTATCCAATCTTTACCAGCTCTAGCAATTTTAGCACCTAACCCATCTGGTAAATCGTCTACATCAACTCTTCCATTAATTTTACTAGCAATCTCAATTGCACTTTTTACAAAATCTTGTTTAACTGGTAAAATTCTAACTTGTATTGGAGATAACCAAATAGGGAGAGTGGGAGGAGATTCTTTCTGTGCAGAGAGTAAGTAATAATAAGTTAATAAATTAACATCTACCTCGCTATACCCTTCTTTCTCTTCAACTATCTTATAACTGTTTTTGGAATCCGAAAATTGCGATATTATGTCAATCTTACCTTTTACCTTAACTTTAATATGAGGAGACTCATTTATACATGGCAATCTTCTACCATGTGGCTCCAAATATTTTACACTAATTTCTCTTTCTTCTACATCTTCGTCTTCAGTTATCGAAAAAGCATTACCTAACCACTTTACATGCTCAAGTACAGCATTACGTAAAAAATAGGCATAAGGTGAATTTGGAAAACCAAATTTTTCACAAATTGCAAGCTCATCGCTTTTTTCGTATTCAACCTCATGTCTTATCCTTTTACTTAACTCACTTAAGGGATGACCATAACAGTTTATCATGAATTGCTTATACCATCCGAAAGGAGTTCTATATACCTCTATATTTCTCTCTTTTACACTTTCTTCAAGTTTTTGTAAAATCGGAATAGCTAGTGACGGTGATTCAAGGTTATCAGAAAGATGAGCATAAGGGTATATAACTAATGAAGAAGCTTTAACTTTACCGTAAACGTCTAAAATTTCATTAACAGCCTTCTTTACAATCTCATCATCATCGCCCTTTTCTACAGTTGTGAATACTACCAAAACATTCTCTTTTTTTAAGCTCTGTAACTTTGGTTCTTCAGGATTTTTAATTGCTTTCTCTCTAACAGAAAAGGAAAAATCAGACGCGTGGATAAAAAGCAAAATCAATTAAAACACCTTTATCTCTTCTCCATTTTCAGCAATTATAACTTCAACTCCAAGTTCCCTTCTTAACTCCTCGGCAAGAACAGAAGAACTATCTGGTGAACCGTGAACTAGTATTACCTTTTCTAAATCCTTAGCAGATTTGATCATGTCTTTTAGCTGATTCTTACCAGCATGGCTCGAGAAATCAAAAATCTGGAACCTAGCCTTTAGCATAGGTGAATACTCATCAAACTTACCCGTTTCTAAAAGCCTCCTACCTGGGGTATTTTCAGCTTGATAACTAACTAAAAACACAGCATTTTTGGGATTATCAGAAATCTTCTTAAAATAGTAAACAGCAGGACCTCCTTTTAGCATTCCAGCACTACTTACAATAACACCTTCATTCCTAGTAGCCTTATTTCTATCATTCCACCCATTAACGTACTTAAAGTAATTATAAGCCTTCTTTAGTGACTCATAATCATTAATAAATTCCGGATTTTGAATCATTAACTCAGTAATCTCCTTAACCATTCCGTCATAGTATACTGGATAATCAAAATTCCTACTTGAGAGAACTGAGAGAATTTCTTGGCTTCTAGATAAACTAAACGCTGGAACTAAAACAGTCCCTCCACCTTCAACAACCTCTTTAACACTTTCAAAGAACTCATCCTCAACGATTCTTCTCTCTGGATGATTAAATTTACCATAAGTACTTTCTATAATTAGAACGTTTGCATCACGCAGAAATTCGAGCTCCGCAGGCTTTACTAAGTGAGTATTAATTACATTTGTATCTCCCGTATAGACAATATTACCTTTTTCAGTCTTTATTTTTATCATAGAACTGCCTGGAATATGGCCAGCATCACCTAACTCAGTCTTAAAAGTACCAACTTCAAACTCTTCATGATATTTTACAGACCTAAAATTTTCCATTACTTTTCTAACCTCAGTCCATTCAAATGGCACTTTAGCCCCAGAAAGTTTAAGAAAATCCTTCAACATCAGTTCAGTAATTAATCGAGTAAGCCTAGTACCAAATATAGGAAAATTACCAGAAATTTGATAAAGCGGTAAAGCACCAACGTGGTCCAGATGGGAATGGGATATTATGAAACCTTTAACCTTGCTTGGAACTTCTTGTAATGGTAAATTAGGATTATCATTAGCATCAAAGTTAACCCCATAATCAAGAATAATACTCTCGGATGAAGTAGAAACCTCAATAGCTGCCCTACCTACCTCTTTTCCTCCGCCTAAAATCTTAATAGAATATTCCATTATGCTTTAAAAATCAAACAGCAAATTATTAAGTTTGTTTTATAATGTATTCTTGTGAAACCAAAACCTAACCAGTTTAAAAATCTTGAGAGAATGTTAGGAGTAAAAACAGAACAACTTGACGCTGTCAAAGTAACTATAGAGCTAAAGGACAAAATTCTGGTTATCGAAAACCCCACAGTAATAAAAATGGTAGCGCAAGGACAAGAAATATATTCAGTTATGGGACAAGCAAAAGAGGCACAAAAAGAAGAGCCTAAGGTTGAGATCAAGGACGAGGATGTAAAATTTGTAATGGAACAAACTGGTAAGGGAGAGCAAGAAGTTAGAGAAGCTCTCCAAAAGGCAAACGGAGACATTGCTAAAGCTATACTTTTACTGACTGGGCAAGAGACCTAATCCTTTTTGTTATATCCTCAGCTTTAGTAAAAGTTGAAACAACAACAACAATATTATCTTTTTCGGCTAATAGTAGGGCAAGGGGATCTAACCTAACCGGTCTATGAAAAATCACTAATGGGGGCTTAATAGGGGCAATTTTTAAAGCAATCATTGGGGACCTACCAGAAGAGACGTTAGTAAAGATTACAGCCCTTCCAATCATAAAATTAAGTAATTGATAAAACTCCATTCCCTTCAAGCTAGTTATAGCCTTAACGCTATCTGTAACCATCCAACCGTAAATCTTCACTTCCGGAATGAAAGAGTTAGGTATAAAACCATTTACGGCAGTAACAATTTCATCAACACCTATCGGAACAGAAAAATCTCCTAAATCATCTATGTATGGCAACATTAATGTATAACCTTTTAAAAGCTCATTTATCACTTTATAACCTTTTGAAGCATCTATTTCGATAAGGGCTCTAACATATTTACGTAAAAACTCGACACCTGGATTCCTTCTTCCCCTTTCGTAATCTGCGATAACAGATTGAGTAATTCCTAAGTACCTAGCTAACTCACCCTGACTAATCTGAAAAGCCTCCCTCCACTTCTTCATAACTGATCCGGGAGAAGAACTCCAGCCAATATCTCCTAAAATTCTCTTAGCTAATGTTTCAATTAAGTAATCCACAGAAAAAGCTATAAAAAGCAAAACAAAAATATTTATGGGCCCGTGGTCTAGCCTGGACTAGGATGCGACGTTCGGGTCGTCGTGGTCCCGGGTTCAAATCCCGGCGGACCCATGGGCCGGTAGCTCAGCCTGGAAGAGTGCTCGGTTCGCACCCGAGAGGTCCCGGGTTCAAATCCCGGCCGGTCCATTTTAGAGATTAGCTCTTCTATCCTGATGTGTGTTTCCTTTATGTTCAAGGTCAATAGACTGAAAATATCTAGCCTTCTATCTTTATCCTTAAATATTTAGTCTTTAGTTAGGTAGTTTACAACATTAAGTCTTTAGGTCTAATATAGTGTCAATATATGTTCTTCTAACCTATACTGACTTATGAGTCTATTACTCGATGGGTTAAACTATTAACTTACGTAGAGTTAAACATTTATATTAGGAGAATTTTATAATTAATATGGAAAAGTATAGGGTAAAGGTTTATAAAAAAGGAATAATAGTTATTCCTAAAGAAATAAGGGAAAAGCTTGGAATAAAAGAAGGAGACATATTAGAGTTAACAATTAACGGAAATAAGATAGACATAGAAAAACCTATGACACTCTTAGATCTTTTTGGTGCTGACGGAGAAGTAGCCGTAGAAGTTGCTAAAGAAGTTATTAAGGAAAGGAGGAAAGAAGTTGAGAAAGAAATACGTTCTTGATGCAGGACCTTTATCTTTATTATTTGCTGGAAATAAGGAAATCAAGAAATATTTTGAAAAAATGTATAGTGGGAGCATAGAAATTTATATGAGTGAAGTAAATTTGGCTGAATTTCTTTACCTATATATTCTAAAAATGGGAAAGGATGTTGCGATAGCTAGGCATAGATATATTAGAAATTCTCCAATTAAGATCTTAGCTCCAAATGAAAATATAACCCAAAGTGCCGCGATATTAAAAAGTAAATATCATTATCTTTCTTTAGCTGACGTATTTCTTATAGCTACGGCAAAAGAAGTTGGAGGCAAAATTATTACTACAGATGAAGACATAGAAAAGACTAAAGAAGTTGAAGTAATAATGATCCTATTAGATTAAAATATAGGATTTAAAAAATATCTTTCTTATTATAAATATTTTCAAATAAACATAATACCTTGGTGATTTCTTCCTTAATGATAGATCCAAATTAGACATTCCGAAAATAATTCAAGCTAGTTAAAAACGAATGAATACTTTAACTAAATATTCTTGGATTTTAGAAATATTACTTTATAAAAACAAGACAATTAATAGCAAGCCTAAGCCTTATCACTGTACGTAAATTATATCTTTTCTTCTTTAGGATATTCATTATCATCAAAAACTAGCTACCAATATTTACCTCAATTCATCATTATCCAGTGTTTGGTTAACTGCTCTTTTTACTGTATCATTATAATACTGCTTTCTACTACATACCGAAAATTTCAATAATTAATTGAGTTACTTAACTAAGAAGTTAAAAATTTATCGACAAGCTTAAAGTATTTATCCATATAATAATATATAATCTATTGTAAAAGAAAAATGACTAATTAATATGTCTTTGTCTCCTCCGGTTTAGCTCAGAAGAGTACCCACGTTCAAATAAAATTTCCTATTTAAGTTTAAATATGTTTCAAAATTATATAAAAAATGATATTATCTTCTTAAGACAACTATTGCAACCACTGCAGCAATTACTATGACTACTACAATTATTGCTATATCAGTTAATGGAATTGAAGAAGAGGTGGTTGACGATATTGGCGGTAGTGGTACTGTTGTAGTGGTACTGCTTGTTGTAGTTGAACTACTAGTTACCTGTGTAACTGTAGTATGAGTTGTAGTGGTGGTACTGCTCGTTGTCGTCGTCGTAGTAATAATTGGCTTATATACATATACTGTTACAGTGAAATTCTTCCAAATACCGTCATAAGTCGCATTTATTGTAATTTCGTAAGTACCAGGTGAGGAGAATGTGTGTGTTACCTCATAAACACCATTACCTTCATATGCAACCGGTATTGAGGTGTCATTTATCATAGCAACTACAGAGGGTGTAACGTTACTATTTATAGTTACTGAAAAAGCTAGTGTTAATTCACTACCTATAGTCGTATTTATTTTATAACTGCTTATACTAGTTTGTTCTGGTGTTATCTTACTCCCATTTATAGTAAAACTCGTTGGTGTGACTGTAATCTGTATAGGAGTCAGATATATTTTAACGGTGGATGAAGATGAAACTGTAACAACTGTGGAATTAGGATAATAACCAAAAGCTGAGACATTGACCTTAACTTGTGCCCCAACCGGAAGACTGAAACTTACTGTCCCTGAGGAAGATGTTAAGGATGATGATATGAGAGAATTGTTAGAAGAGTAGTAAACGCTCACTTTAGCGTTTATAATTGGCATATCGGTAGTTGATGAAACAACCTCGACATTAAGAGTTCCTAAAGTTACCTTCGGCGGTATAGTTAAAGTTACAGTTCCGGTAGGTGATGAGATCTGTATACTACCAGTACCGAATGCCTTAGTCTCGACTATAATACCGTTTGGACTAATTTCCATCGGCACAGTAGAACCGTAAAATAATATGCTAGGTTTCGTATAGAGGGGTGGATAAACATTATTTGTAACCGTATAATTCTTTACTACATATGTACCGCTCGGTAAAGATAATGTGATTGTATCCTCGTAGGAGAACGGGTACTGAATGTACAATAGTGTTAAACCACTAACATTTTCCATTTCTAGTGTTATGCCATTTTCACTAATTGTTGCGGGTGAAGACATAGAAGTTGGTAAGCCATAACTTACATTAATAATCACATAACCCAGCGAATAATCAACTACTTGTCCGGTAGTTGCATTTAAGAATGATGTATAAACATAGGCATAATAAACTCCTTGAGGTATTCCTTGGGGTATTTGCAACAAGAAAGTATTAGAAGGCGATAGATAAGGCGTTACACCCTCCTGATCATTCGGTGAAATATAAAATCCCACATCACTAAATACCTCACTTTCTTCAGTAACATTGGAAGGTGTTGAGGAATAACTTATCTGAAAATTATAAGTCTTTCCGGGTTGTGCATTTAGTTTATATACATTAGCAGTACCATTAATATAAGTTATTATAGGTTGATAAGAGGAGTGAATAACTTTTACATATAATGTCTGTTCTTCTACAGATACATTATAAAGACCAGTAGATAAGGATATTGGGACTGTTGTATAAGAAAATGGTTGTAATGTAACAGTAGTATAAGCACTTGAATTAACGTACACTGGCACGCTCTCTTCGACAAATGTAGGGTTAAACAAATAGAGGTTAAAGGTAGTGGATGAACCAGTAGTAGTCACTATTATATAACCTTGAGGATAATAACCGGAATTATAAGGAGTTGGCGCTACATTTACAATTGCACTTGTAGTTAGTGAAAAAACTTTTAGATTAATAAATGCTAGTATTGGTAGAGATAAAATTAATAACAGAAATATTTCGAGACTTCTTTTAGTACTCATGTTATTTTCCTTACATGCAAAAAGGTTATTAAATCCTTTGGCAATAGTACCATATTGATGGTATTATCGATTTGTATGCACATGTATACAAAACTTTATAAATGGATCATACTTCTTTATTGACAGAAGTGCCATGAATAAAACCCTAGGTTTAATTCTATCTATACTATTCATATTTGAAATATTCCTATTTGGAATACCACTAATAACACAAGCAGCACTACCACCAATACCAGAAGGACATGGAATTGCTATTTATTTACCGCAATATGATGGTGTAGCATATATATTTAATGTATCTAATATTAACATATCAGCAAATAATAACTTACAAAACTTAATAACCTACTTTGGAACCTATTTCACACCGGTAATAGTTTTTAAGAATTCTACTGTTACACAAACTATACAATTTACGATTCCTTCAACATATTTTAACGATATTTATTATGCAGAAGGGGCTAAAGTATTAATATTCTTAGTAGGTGTGGTAGGTAATAATTTTAATCAGAAAACGCAAGTACCGATTACTTACTTAGAGCAGTTTACTGGCAATCTAGGAGTAGTAGTTAATGAATCTGGCACAGCTCAAACCACCCTAACCCAAGTAGGTCTATATAATAGTTTGTACGTTTATGGAACAACCAGCACCTTTTCGGAGCAATATCCAGTTATAGCTGGAGATATATTAAGTCCGTCAACAACAAGTCCAAACTTCTTCTATGAGTATGTATATGGTCAAGTTACTCAATCCTTTACTGTAGCTACTCTGACTATACCAGCACAAACGACTAATCAGCTCTTAGTATTTGCCCCATTCTCATTTGTTCCACCAAACTTTATACCAACACCAGAAGCTACTGGATTCTTTAACCCATTACAAATAAATGGTAATTTAGGCCCAGCATTACAGTCACTAGCTTCTACAAAAGCATATATTTGGGGTAGGGCACTAATTAACACAAGCATTGTAGATCCCTTTATATCATCAAGTCCAGGTTATGATAACTTAACATTCCAATTAAACTATTCTACTCCCGGACCATTACAAATTAACCTAGCACAATTAGCTGAAGTAGCAGCACTACCAGACTTTCCATCTAAGTTTACCTATTTATCTTATCAATTTGCAAGTGGATATTGGAGCTTCTTAGGATTTATAAGTGGTGACAATTTAAGTATAACAATTAATGGTGCATCAGTAAAAGCTCCAGTAAGTGGTACATTTACTATACCAGACCCAGAACAATATAATGCAACATTACTTGCAATATTACCTTTAAGTACAGCTACATCTATGGGATTAACAAATGGAAGTATATTAGAATATTTCAGTAACCTAACGATCTACTACATATATAATAATCAAGTTAAATACACTATGCTAGTTAATCCAAACGCGCCACCAACATCAAGTTCTCCATATGCTCTACCAGTTTATGTATATTCAGCACCCGCAGGTTCCACGATCTCTATAACTGGTTACTTTAACGGTACTAAATATACAGTAAATATAGTAGTTGGTAGTTCACCAACACTAGTACCATATGTTGCAACAACATCTTTGGTTGCTACAGCTTATGAAGGTATAAAAGCAACTGTAAGTGGTTTCTATACTACATCACCGATTATGTCAACACCACCAACTCAAATAGCAATAACTGGTCAAACCCAGTTCCAAGCTCAAGCGCAATTTACATCATCTCAAGCTACAGCAACAGTTACCTTATTAACTAATGCAACATTACAATTTAATAATGTAAAATTACCAGGTTTCTCATTTAACGGAATAGTTGTAACACCAGAATATCCAATAATAAATGGTACAATAGCAATGCAGTATATGAGTACTGCTCAGTACTTCATGTCAGGTATGGAATATGAGTTAGCAATTTTAGGTTCTGAATTACCAATGGCTATTTCTCAGTTTATGGGATTACAAAACTTCGTAATTTCTGAGCCAGTATATTTAATGAGACCATTCTCATTAACATTAACAGTACCAACAGTTCCAGCTACAGAAACTGGATCGGGACCATTATTTGTTGCATTTTCAACAATTCCTCAGTATACTTATATAACTCTAGTTGATTTCGGATTATGGAGTAATGAAACTTCAGTTGTGGTTACAGCATATAGTACTCGTGGAGGGTTAACTACAGTTAATCA from Sulfolobus sp. S-194 encodes the following:
- the mvk gene encoding mevalonate kinase, which codes for MIEVKVPLKLTLFGEHAVVYDRPAIAYTISEFLTLRFKESGKFYIKSDNLQIKGVRVNIDEFKIENENIKRILSYIIEGINYFEAKKPVEIEIDSPVEPSVGLGTSAGVVVGTVAGYSSYLGIELSKEEIAKISHSIELKVQGLGSRMDTYTETFGGFMYIEKDKFEKLSSNLSFSAGYFRRVMTTAEMLKRVKQIKEKKRELFDSILDTIAKITIEAKKALQDNDEDSIGELMYINHGMLFSLGITVPQIDEFISTSRMARVKGCKISGGGAGGAVVCTKDERAELLLTAMGGKVINATPSFLGVQVIRRA
- the glmS gene encoding glutamine--fructose-6-phosphate transaminase (isomerizing); protein product: MCGIIGIVSLKESKKLAEMTVSALKRLEYRGYDSVGVASVSSSGLEIRKAKGKVEEVVLHKKIEEMEGYVFLGHTRWATHGAPTDYNAHPHTDCNGNIAVVHNGTIKNYKELREELESLGHKFKSETDTEVIPHLIEEFMKRGMDPFQAFKSAIKSLDGSYAVLAVISGERRIFFAKRDNPLIIGLGEGQNFIASDIPAFLPYTKRILVIRDDELGFVTPETVYLEDKDGNVVNIKERIRIVDWDIETASKEGYPHFMIKEIHESPRAVKDTIDSLMSDIDLIEKVIEEIKNAERIIIIGAGTSYHAGLYFSIELNRLGINSIPLIASEYYNVKNKKGDLVFAISQSGETIDVLQGIRMMKNNGAKIVSLTNVIESAIARESDYKIYMRAGPEIGVAATKTFTTQLASILFILSILKKDNLKKIEKAPDIVRDTISQVEGLTKKIGEELAKKSNIYYLGRGLSLPLAMEGALKIKEIAYVHAEAYPAGESKHGPISLVEKGFPVVIINDGEMTELLQNNLMEMKARGARIYAISVNKKMKDADVGIELQSEIPALSIAPVIQLIAYYAAITKGYDPDKPRNLAKTVTVE
- a CDS encoding threonyl-tRNA synthetase editing domain-containing protein: MILLFIHASDFSFSVREKAIKNPEEPKLQSLKKENVLVVFTTVEKGDDDEIVKKAVNEILDVYGKVKASSLVIYPYAHLSDNLESPSLAIPILQKLEESVKERNIEVYRTPFGWYKQFMINCYGHPLSELSKRIRHEVEYEKSDELAICEKFGFPNSPYAYFLRNAVLEHVKWLGNAFSITEDEDVEEREISVKYLEPHGRRLPCINESPHIKVKVKGKIDIISQFSDSKNSYKIVEEKEGYSEVDVNLLTYYYLLSAQKESPPTLPIWLSPIQVRILPVKQDFVKSAIEIASKINGRVDVDDLPDGLGAKIARAGKDWIPYVVILGEREIRTLSLTVKVREKNEQRSYTIEELNEEISKEDPLKLKSNFPLLLSQRSKKYIVSK
- a CDS encoding MBL fold metallo-hydrolase, which gives rise to MEYSIKILGGGKEVGRAAIEVSTSSESIILDYGVNFDANDNPNLPLQEVPSKVKGFIISHSHLDHVGALPLYQISGNFPIFGTRLTRLITELMLKDFLKLSGAKVPFEWTEVRKVMENFRSVKYHEEFEVGTFKTELGDAGHIPGSSMIKIKTEKGNIVYTGDTNVINTHLVKPAELEFLRDANVLIIESTYGKFNHPERRIVEDEFFESVKEVVEGGGTVLVPAFSLSRSQEILSVLSSRNFDYPVYYDGMVKEITELMIQNPEFINDYESLKKAYNYFKYVNGWNDRNKATRNEGVIVSSAGMLKGGPAVYYFKKISDNPKNAVFLVSYQAENTPGRRLLETGKFDEYSPMLKARFQIFDFSSHAGKNQLKDMIKSAKDLEKVILVHGSPDSSSVLAEELRRELGVEVIIAENGEEIKVF
- a CDS encoding nascent polypeptide-associated complex protein, whose product is MLGVKTEQLDAVKVTIELKDKILVIENPTVIKMVAQGQEIYSVMGQAKEAQKEEPKVEIKDEDVKFVMEQTGKGEQEVREALQKANGDIAKAILLLTGQET
- a CDS encoding helix-turn-helix domain-containing protein — encoded protein: MDYLIETLAKRILGDIGWSSSPGSVMKKWREAFQISQGELARYLGITQSVIADYERGRRNPGVEFLRKYVRALIEIDASKGYKVINELLKGYTLMLPYIDDLGDFSVPIGVDEIVTAVNGFIPNSFIPEVKIYGWMVTDSVKAITSLKGMEFYQLLNFMIGRAVIFTNVSSGRSPMIALKIAPIKPPLVIFHRPVRLDPLALLLAEKDNIVVVVSTFTKAEDITKRIRSLAQSVKV
- a CDS encoding AbrB/MazE/SpoVT family DNA-binding domain-containing protein, coding for MEKYRVKVYKKGIIVIPKEIREKLGIKEGDILELTINGNKIDIEKPMTLLDLFGADGEVAVEVAKEVIKERRKEVEKEIRS
- a CDS encoding type II toxin-antitoxin system VapC family toxin; the encoded protein is MRKKYVLDAGPLSLLFAGNKEIKKYFEKMYSGSIEIYMSEVNLAEFLYLYILKMGKDVAIARHRYIRNSPIKILAPNENITQSAAILKSKYHYLSLADVFLIATAKEVGGKIITTDEDIEKTKEVEVIMILLD